The following are encoded in a window of Castanea sativa cultivar Marrone di Chiusa Pesio chromosome 5, ASM4071231v1 genomic DNA:
- the LOC142633897 gene encoding nodulin-26-like, giving the protein MAENSRINDNHGVVLNVENDCITRDRPTLATKPNHESGSRNSIPSMKKVSPRLRVSTAFMQKLVAEVLATYIMIFAGCAAVLTNLNYENVVGLVGISMVWGLVVMALVYTVGHVSGAHFNPGVTISFAIYKRFPWKQVPAYIFAQVLGSTLASGTLRLIFNGHENQFFGTMPAGSNLQAFVTEFIITFILLFIISGVATDPRAVGQLGGFVVGSTVLLNVLFAGPITGASMNPARSLGPAIIHNKYKGLWIYIIAPILGAISGVSAYNVLRLTDKPVPEITEAKSFLTESKN; this is encoded by the exons ATGGCTGAGAATTCAAGAATCAATGACAACCATGGGGTTGTTCTGAATGTTGAGAATGATTGTATTACTCGTGATCGTCCTACCTTAGCCACCAAACCCAACCATGAATCGGGGTCCCGTAACTCTATACCTTCCATGAAAAAGGTGTCTCCTCGTCTGCGTGTCTCTACTGCTTTCATGCAAAAG TTGGTCGCCGAGGTGTTGGCTACGTACATCATGATATTTGCCGGCTGTGCAGCGGTGTTGACGAATTTGAACTACGAAAATGTGGTGGGTTTGGTAGGAATTTCAATGGTTTGGGGGCTGGTTGTGATGGCTCTGGTCTACACTGTTGGTCACGTCTCCGGTGCCCATTTTAACCCAGGAGTGACCATTTCTTTTGCCATTTACAAAAGATTTCCATGGAAGCAG GTCCCTGCATATATATTTGCTCAAGTCCTTGGATCAACACTGGCAAGCGGAACCCTTCGGTTAATCTTCAATGGGCACGAAAACCAATTTTTTGGAACAATGCCGGCTGGATCAAACTTGCAGGCTTTTGTGACTGAGTTCATAATCACATTCATCCTCTTGTTTATCATATCCGGTGTTGCCACTGATCCCAGAGCT GTTGGACAGcttggtgggtttgttgttgggtCTACGGTCCTACTTAACGTATTGTTTGCAGG GCCAATTACAGGAGCATCAATGAATCCAGCAAGAAGCTTGGGACCTGCAATTATACACAACAAATACAAAGGGTTATGGATATACATCATAGCACCCATTCTTGGGGCTATCTCGGGTGTATCGGCCTATAATGTCCTCAGGTTGACCGACAAGCCAGTGCCCGAGATCACCGAGGCTAAATCTTTCCTGACAGagtcaaaaaattaa
- the LOC142635339 gene encoding uncharacterized protein LOC142635339, which translates to MSWNCRGLGNPYSSAVLSHLVREKAPNVLFLMETKQMMDEMRKFQADLRYDNLLVVPCVRRADGLAMLWKDEVRLDVQTYCLNHIDAHILTDPNSPWRLTGFYGRPEDQRKHESWGLLKHLHSRDIVPWVCIGDYNEILSSLEKQGHRLRHPRFMDEFRSALLHCGLVDIGYQGNIFTWRNHKQGEAFVQERLDRACATIVWRELFPQATVRHLQALYSDHDPILLTLQRETHNGRRKKFPKRFEERWATHPECESII; encoded by the coding sequence ATGAGTTGGAACTGtagggggcttgggaacccctATTCAAGTGCAGTGCTCTCTCACCTGGTGAGGGAGAAAGCTCCCAACGTTTTGTTCCTGATGGAGACAAAACAAATGATGGATGAGATGAGAAAATTTCAAGCAGATTTACGTTATGACAACTTGCTTGTTGTTCCTTGTGTTCGAAGGGCGGATGGTTTAGCCATGCTTTGGAAGGATGAGGTTAGGCTAGATGTCCAAACCTATTGTTTGAACCACATTGATGCTCATATCCTGACTGACCCAAACTCCCCTTGGAGACTTACAGGTTTCTATGGCAGACCAGAGGATCAAAGGAAGCATGAATCATGGGGTCTTTTGAAGCATCTACACTCTAGAGATATAGTGCCGTGGGTATGCATTGGAGACTACAATGAAATTTTGAGTTCATTGGAGAAACAAGGTCATCGTCTAAGACACCCTAGGTTCATGGATGAGTTTCGAAGTGCATTGCTACATTGTGGTTTAGTGGACATTGGTTATCAAGGTAATATTTTTACATGGAGAAATCATAAGCAGGGTGAAGCTTTTGTTCAAGAGAGGCTTGATAGGGCTTGTGCAACAATAGTATGGAGGGAATTATTTCCACAAGCAACTGTAAGGCACCTCCAAGCATTATACTCAGACCATGATCCAATCTTACTCACTTTGCAGAGGGAAACACACaatggaagaaggaaaaaatttCCAAAGAGATTTGAAGAAAGATGGGCTACACATCCAGAGTGTGAAAGCATCATATGA
- the LOC142635338 gene encoding uncharacterized protein At4g02000-like has protein sequence MDPDFIDRIQWIILTEEEGKIIKVRSDNRAKILEECSLSLMGHFHMMRPINTRAAKNLLRSVWKFGQDLKITEVGDRLFQFKFAMESQLNWVLKNGPWSFDNDILLLRRWEKRMMAYSVEFECIPIWVQMWGLPFDLFTTGAVQDIEKSTGKVLEVDCKAISADQARFLRIRVEFPLKKPIKRGAPFLSPEGDKVRISFQYERLVGLCFNCGLIGHESRECHHPISNTEEDKPY, from the coding sequence ATGGATCCAGATTTCATAGACAGAATTCAGTGGATAATCTTGACAGAGGAAGAGGGGAAAATCATAAAGGTTCGATCAGACAATCGTGCGAAAATACTTGAAGAATGCTCTTTGAGCTTGATGGGTCATTTTCATATGATGAGACCAATAAACACCCGAGCCGCTAAGAATCTTCTTCGATCGGTTTGGAAGTTTGGTCAAGACTTGAAGATCACTGAGGTTGGCGACAGATTGTTTCAGTTTAAATTTGCTATGGAAAGTCAACTGAATTGGGTGCTAAAAAATGGTCCGTGGAGTTTTGATAACGATATATTGCTACTACGAAGATGGGAAAAAAGGATGATGGCTTATTCAGTGGAGTTTGAGTGCATACCAATCTGGGTACAGATGTGGGGATTACCATTCGATTTGTTTACTACTGGAGCTGTTCAAGATATTGAAAAGAGCACCGGGAAGGTACTAGAGGTGGACTGTAAGGCTATTTCAGCCGACCAAGCCCGCTTTCTTCGCATTCGGGTGGAATTTCCATTGAAGAAGCCAATCAAGAGAGGCGCACCATTTCTAAGTCCAGAGGGGGATAAGGTGCGGATCTCTTTCCAGTATGAGCGATTGGTTGGCTTGTGTTTCAACTGTGGGCTAATCGGACATGAATCTAGGGAGTGCCACCATCCAATATCAAACACTGAGGAAGACAAGCCTTATTGA